The following coding sequences are from one Candidatus Borkfalkia ceftriaxoniphila window:
- a CDS encoding alpha/beta hydrolase family protein, which produces MEIYWILLICLAAVVLFILVFFAIVSVLIQKTRFGVRSDGNPALRYFQAKDFENLQAEDISFVSDKGQTLRGCIYSDMRVKEPKGLVIWVHGFGAGHNAYTTEIAYLAAQGYLVLGYDNTGCVLSDGKGVGGLIQGAIDASYAVRYVQNEPRLKQYKRVLVGHSWGAYSAMNIFSFGEHVDGVVAMCGFDTAQGVVTDMSRRYFGGFSGLIRFYSKILHRLRFGRLASVSSRKSLLKSDVPVLLLYGEDDKVVPFRTNGRKIIRAVRDKKNIRAITYPDKGHSVYLTIKAEKYIKEVFAKLASSKKMPSEEFERYRSSIDYAMLTEEDAAVMGEIRDFLENIFC; this is translated from the coding sequence ATGGAGATCTATTGGATTTTGTTGATCTGCCTTGCGGCGGTCGTATTGTTTATACTCGTCTTTTTTGCAATCGTTTCCGTGCTGATCCAGAAAACGCGATTCGGGGTACGCTCGGACGGAAATCCCGCGCTGCGCTATTTTCAGGCAAAAGATTTCGAAAACCTGCAAGCGGAAGATATATCTTTCGTTTCGGACAAAGGGCAGACGCTGCGCGGCTGTATTTATTCGGATATGCGCGTGAAGGAGCCGAAAGGGCTCGTCATTTGGGTGCACGGATTCGGCGCGGGACACAACGCTTATACGACGGAGATCGCCTATCTGGCTGCGCAGGGATATCTCGTTTTGGGGTATGATAATACGGGCTGCGTGCTGAGCGACGGGAAGGGCGTCGGCGGACTGATACAAGGGGCGATCGACGCGTCCTACGCCGTTCGTTACGTGCAGAACGAGCCGCGCCTCAAACAATACAAGCGCGTTTTGGTAGGGCACAGTTGGGGAGCCTATTCCGCGATGAATATATTTTCTTTCGGCGAGCACGTCGACGGTGTCGTCGCCATGTGCGGATTCGATACCGCGCAGGGCGTCGTGACGGATATGAGCCGCCGCTATTTCGGAGGGTTCAGCGGTTTGATCCGCTTTTACAGCAAGATCTTGCACCGCCTGCGCTTCGGGAGGCTCGCGTCCGTTTCTTCTCGGAAATCTCTGTTGAAGAGCGACGTTCCCGTCCTGCTTTTATACGGAGAAGACGACAAAGTCGTACCGTTCCGTACGAACGGCAGAAAGATCATCCGCGCCGTACGGGATAAAAAGAATATACGCGCGATCACTTATCCCGACAAGGGACACAGCGTTTATCTCACGATAAAAGCGGAAAAATATATTAAGGAAGTTTTCGCAAAACTCGCTTCTTCCAAAAAGATGCCCTCCGAAGAGTTCGAGCGGTATCGTTCTTCCATTGATTATGCGATGTTGACGGAAGAAGACGCGGCGGTGATGGGAGAGATCCGCGATTTTCTGGAAAATATTTTTTGCTGA
- a CDS encoding NAD(P)-dependent oxidoreductase → MKKIAIVGAAGRQGTCLVNEAVARGYEVTGFVRNAHKIANSKAKTVVKDLFDITADDLKEFDVVIDAFGAWTEKTLPLHITSLQHLCDLLSNTKIRLLVVGGAGSLYVDPAHTVQVMDLDNFPEAFKPLAKNMGAALTELRTRNDVLWTYLSPAADFQADGARTGNILLGGEEYFVNEKGVSAISYADYAIAMIDEIEKADHIQKRFSVIGA, encoded by the coding sequence ATGAAAAAAATTGCGATCGTCGGCGCGGCGGGCAGACAGGGGACGTGTCTTGTGAACGAGGCTGTAGCGCGCGGGTATGAAGTGACGGGTTTCGTTCGCAACGCGCACAAAATTGCAAATTCCAAAGCAAAGACAGTTGTGAAAGATTTGTTTGATATTACGGCGGATGATTTAAAAGAATTTGACGTAGTGATCGACGCGTTCGGCGCCTGGACGGAGAAAACATTGCCCTTGCATATTACTTCCCTTCAGCACCTTTGCGATCTTTTGAGCAATACGAAGATTCGATTGCTGGTCGTCGGCGGGGCAGGCAGTCTCTATGTTGATCCCGCGCATACCGTGCAGGTGATGGATCTGGACAATTTCCCCGAAGCCTTTAAGCCTTTGGCAAAAAATATGGGCGCGGCGCTAACGGAACTTCGTACACGGAACGACGTACTGTGGACATATCTTTCCCCCGCTGCGGATTTTCAGGCGGACGGTGCGCGAACGGGAAATATTCTGCTCGGCGGCGAAGAATATTTCGTCAATGAGAAGGGTGTCAGTGCGATCAGTTACGCGGATTATGCGATCGCCATGATAGATGAGATCGAAAAAGCCGACCACATTCAAAAACGGTTTTCCGTGATCGGCGCATAG
- a CDS encoding HTH domain-containing protein, whose product MRKKSKYGYIEFIDKRKLKHDGWDDEIEPEIRKPTPLEREEIILNYVRVNSGKSVKVSFFAEQLAVSERTIQTALKNLENKGLIKRTPPPPGERKHQGYILTFLGKRKTLYPTDLTLKNLYDPDNPCGVRDWHWDDYKFIPGVYTEDFTKEIARYQFQDLQAHKNRTKHYQNQKQKPKK is encoded by the coding sequence ATGCGTAAAAAGTCTAAATACGGATACATAGAGTTTATAGATAAGCGGAAGCTGAAACATGACGGGTGGGACGACGAGATTGAACCGGAAATTCGCAAGCCTACGCCGTTGGAAAGGGAAGAAATTATTCTGAACTATGTCCGCGTCAACAGCGGAAAATCTGTCAAGGTCAGTTTCTTCGCCGAGCAACTCGCGGTATCTGAACGCACGATACAAACAGCGTTAAAAAATCTCGAAAACAAAGGCTTGATTAAGCGAACTCCGCCTCCACCGGGCGAAAGAAAACATCAAGGATATATCTTGACCTTTCTTGGAAAACGGAAAACATTGTACCCGACCGATCTCACATTGAAAAATCTCTACGATCCGGATAATCCTTGCGGTGTCCGCGACTGGCATTGGGACGATTACAAGTTTATTCCCGGAGTTTACACCGAAGACTTTACAAAAGAGATAGCGAGATATCAGTTTCAAGATTTACAGGCGCACAAAAATCGAACGAAACATTATCAAAATCAGAAACAAAAACCGAAAAAGTAG
- a CDS encoding site-specific integrase, with the protein MAKKPTRRGNNEGCISKRKDGNWVGVVTLGTDENGKRIRKSVYGKTKSEVTMKMLAVKADNPTIGCSAIKNETFRTLMQEWLMTFKRPSVSPRTFERCLSTARNTLYPVFGEMKIDEITAPMLQRLFNKMISDGYALATVKKSKFLLGQFFEYCVDNDFLKSNPVAKTRLASRERKVQTTEEYKAIPPELRKDFVKALDTSPILKPICYTSLFAGLRIGEVLALRWRDVDFTDKTIWVDNAVTVIPHYDDAWRVSDYETVISDTKTAASVRSVPMPQILVECLKEHRNRRRKMEYETGISFTDDDDFVFSTEEGDLRTYYGTRAMFDKLMRKTGFAEYGFHFHTLRHTYSSMLFESGENPKVIQQLLGHKDVTTTIRTYNSVDRSYFKQATKKIDAMFGGDMEM; encoded by the coding sequence ATGGCAAAGAAACCCACACGCAGAGGCAATAACGAAGGCTGTATCAGTAAGCGCAAAGACGGCAATTGGGTGGGCGTGGTCACGCTCGGCACCGACGAAAACGGCAAACGCATCCGCAAGAGCGTTTACGGAAAAACCAAATCGGAAGTGACGATGAAAATGCTTGCCGTCAAAGCAGACAATCCCACAATCGGGTGCAGCGCGATCAAGAACGAGACCTTTCGGACGTTGATGCAGGAATGGCTGATGACGTTCAAACGCCCGTCCGTTTCGCCCCGAACGTTCGAGCGGTGTTTGAGCACCGCGAGAAATACGTTATACCCTGTGTTCGGCGAGATGAAAATCGACGAGATCACCGCCCCTATGCTGCAACGTCTGTTCAACAAGATGATATCGGACGGGTATGCATTGGCGACCGTCAAGAAATCGAAGTTTTTGCTCGGACAGTTTTTCGAATATTGCGTGGACAACGACTTCCTCAAAAGCAATCCCGTGGCAAAGACCAGACTTGCATCGCGCGAACGCAAGGTGCAGACGACGGAAGAATACAAGGCGATTCCACCCGAACTGCGCAAAGACTTTGTGAAGGCTTTGGACACAAGTCCGATTCTGAAACCGATATGCTATACGTCGCTCTTTGCGGGGTTGCGCATCGGAGAGGTGCTTGCGCTCCGCTGGCGCGACGTGGATTTTACCGACAAGACGATTTGGGTGGACAACGCTGTAACCGTTATCCCGCACTACGACGATGCGTGGCGCGTTTCCGACTACGAAACGGTGATTTCGGACACCAAGACGGCGGCAAGCGTGCGCAGCGTACCCATGCCCCAAATACTTGTAGAATGCTTGAAAGAACACCGCAACCGACGGCGGAAAATGGAATACGAAACGGGTATCTCCTTTACGGACGACGATGATTTTGTGTTCAGCACCGAAGAAGGCGACTTGCGCACTTACTACGGCACGCGCGCGATGTTCGATAAATTGATGCGCAAGACGGGGTTTGCGGAATACGGCTTTCATTTTCACACACTGCGGCACACCTATTCGAGTATGCTGTTCGAGAGCGGAGAGAATCCGAAAGTCATTCAGCAACTGCTCGGCCACAAAGACGTAACGACGACCATCCGCACCTACAACAGCGTGGACAGAAGTTATTTCAAACAGGCGACAAAGAAAATCGACGCCATGTTCGGCGGAGATATGGAGATGTAA
- a CDS encoding C40 family peptidase yields the protein MKKAYVTIAAAAISVAILLGATFASFHLTQRPSADNENGALLPDEDGGTLPPAPEPEAPDEKPLPPQEPETDVPVVTIPKDQYVRSKVNGLNIRSAPSTSASSLGYIDKGDMVLLKGKEGNWYETVYKNKPAYVSAGSSYTELFELETSPDSRVEAVIGEGYNLLGFPYVYGATRLHNGNGKFLSGFDKTKYDCSSLMQYMFYYGAGVNLELTTRTQVSQGTHVPRSELSRGDLIFFTNSTRYNKTGVERIGHVALYLGGNYILHTATDYAVIEEISAQRWSYYIETRRMI from the coding sequence ATGAAAAAAGCTTACGTTACAATCGCAGCGGCGGCGATCTCCGTCGCGATCCTTCTCGGCGCTACTTTTGCTTCCTTTCACCTGACGCAAAGGCCCTCTGCCGATAACGAGAACGGTGCTTTACTGCCCGACGAAGACGGCGGAACGCTCCCTCCCGCTCCCGAACCCGAAGCGCCGGACGAAAAGCCTCTGCCGCCCCAGGAGCCAGAAACCGACGTTCCCGTCGTCACCATTCCCAAAGACCAATATGTGCGTTCCAAGGTGAACGGCCTGAATATCCGTTCCGCCCCCAGCACGTCCGCTTCCTCTCTCGGCTACATAGATAAGGGCGATATGGTCTTGCTGAAAGGAAAAGAAGGCAACTGGTACGAGACCGTTTACAAGAACAAACCCGCATATGTGAGCGCGGGAAGTTCGTACACCGAACTGTTCGAATTGGAAACCTCGCCTGACAGCCGCGTAGAGGCGGTGATCGGCGAAGGATATAATCTGCTCGGCTTCCCCTACGTGTACGGCGCGACGCGCCTGCACAACGGAAACGGAAAGTTCCTTTCGGGATTCGACAAGACGAAATACGACTGCTCGTCGCTGATGCAGTATATGTTTTATTACGGCGCGGGCGTCAATCTCGAATTGACGACACGCACACAGGTATCGCAGGGCACACACGTACCCAGAAGCGAACTTTCGCGCGGCGACCTTATTTTCTTTACCAACTCCACCCGTTACAATAAAACGGGCGTGGAGCGGATCGGGCACGTTGCGCTGTATCTCGGGGGCAATTATATCCTGCACACGGCGACCGATTACGCAGTCATCGAGGAAATTTCCGCGCAACGTTGGTCCTACTATATCGAAACGCGCAGAATGATTTGA
- the mobL gene encoding relaxase MobL translates to MPPDVIARVRYYDVSAPKRDFYGSAQKDDYLGYIDKGVQSTKAIDYLDYTDDGEKSSGAFGAEGLLTKSQKKELREKLRRTQSCIWDMVVSFEESYGKSNLTDATAARALLLKTLPKLFRATGLNPDNMTWFAGLHTNTDNRHIHICFFENEPQRFHRKTRTLRYRHGKIRSEALDTFKAEIVKHFMQPAEGVRRMRKLLTDKAQAVISQPYTAYSFTLKRLVKSLYGKIPYEGKIGYESENMRHCRETVDAITSCILKNGRGKIAYEKLTAELAARDGEILRLCERNKIRNPDRYLYAEKFQRDLYRRMGNIVIKEILKKRRNELLKACELRHAKARQKVYRESLTDCILTSMEIAARADAEAAECFREFREKLELAETERQLEQMEL, encoded by the coding sequence GTGCCGCCTGACGTTATTGCACGGGTTCGCTACTATGATGTAAGCGCGCCAAAAAGAGATTTTTACGGCAGTGCGCAGAAGGACGATTATCTTGGCTACATCGACAAGGGCGTGCAATCTACGAAAGCGATCGACTACCTCGACTATACGGATGACGGCGAGAAGAGTTCGGGAGCGTTCGGAGCGGAAGGATTGTTGACTAAATCCCAAAAGAAAGAGTTGCGCGAAAAATTGCGTAGAACGCAGAGTTGCATTTGGGATATGGTCGTGAGTTTTGAAGAAAGCTACGGCAAATCCAACCTGACGGACGCTACGGCGGCAAGGGCTCTTTTACTGAAAACCTTGCCGAAACTATTCCGCGCGACAGGACTGAATCCCGATAATATGACGTGGTTCGCCGGACTGCACACGAATACGGATAACCGCCACATTCACATCTGTTTTTTTGAGAACGAGCCGCAGCGCTTTCATCGTAAAACGAGAACGCTCCGCTATCGGCACGGCAAAATACGGTCGGAAGCGCTGGATACGTTCAAAGCCGAAATCGTCAAGCATTTTATGCAACCCGCCGAGGGTGTCAGGCGCATGCGCAAGTTGTTGACGGACAAAGCGCAAGCCGTCATTTCACAACCCTATACGGCATATTCTTTTACGCTTAAAAGGCTTGTAAAATCGCTTTACGGGAAAATCCCCTACGAAGGTAAAATCGGCTACGAGAGCGAAAATATGCGCCATTGCCGCGAGACCGTAGATGCGATCACAAGTTGCATTTTGAAAAACGGGCGGGGCAAAATTGCGTATGAAAAGCTGACCGCCGAACTTGCTGCGCGCGACGGTGAAATTCTGCGGCTGTGCGAGCGCAACAAAATCCGCAACCCCGACCGCTATCTCTATGCGGAAAAATTTCAGCGCGACCTGTATCGTCGCATGGGCAATATCGTCATCAAAGAGATACTCAAAAAGCGCCGCAACGAACTGCTGAAAGCGTGCGAACTCCGCCACGCCAAAGCGCGGCAGAAAGTATATCGGGAAAGTCTGACGGACTGTATTCTGACTTCGATGGAAATTGCCGCAAGAGCGGACGCGGAAGCTGCGGAATGCTTTCGGGAGTTTCGGGAAAAACTCGAACTTGCCGAAACCGAACGGCAGCTGGAACAAATGGAACTGTAG
- a CDS encoding HD domain-containing protein, translating into MLTITDIKNDEEVKAIMYMSEKQIEALGFTEHSVRHSSIVSKWSGELLRGIGASDHRVALTEIAGFLHDMGNSINRDNHAQSGAILAYKILTRMGMPYKDAAEIMMAIGNHDETEGLPVSDITAALILADKADVHKSRVRKNITNVSMENMNIHDRVNLAAERSVIYVDEGNREIVLNIVIDTEKCPVMDYFEIYFKRMQLCRRAADFLERKFVLIINDVRFL; encoded by the coding sequence TTGTTAACAATCACGGATATCAAAAACGACGAAGAAGTCAAAGCGATCATGTACATGTCCGAAAAGCAGATAGAGGCTCTGGGATTTACCGAACATTCCGTCCGCCATTCGAGCATTGTCAGCAAATGGTCGGGCGAATTGCTGCGCGGCATCGGCGCGAGCGACCACCGCGTGGCGCTCACGGAGATCGCGGGCTTTCTGCACGATATGGGCAACAGCATCAACCGCGACAATCATGCCCAGAGCGGCGCGATTCTCGCCTATAAGATCTTAACGCGCATGGGTATGCCCTATAAGGACGCCGCCGAGATCATGATGGCGATCGGCAATCACGACGAAACGGAAGGTTTGCCCGTCAGCGACATCACCGCCGCGCTCATTCTGGCGGATAAGGCGGACGTGCACAAGAGCCGCGTCCGCAAGAATATCACCAACGTGAGCATGGAAAACATGAATATTCACGACAGAGTAAACCTCGCCGCGGAGCGTTCGGTCATCTATGTGGACGAGGGGAATCGGGAGATCGTTCTCAATATCGTCATCGATACGGAAAAATGTCCCGTCATGGACTACTTCGAGATCTACTTCAAACGCATGCAACTTTGCCGCCGCGCGGCGGATTTTCTGGAACGCAAATTCGTACTCATCATCAATGACGTAAGATTTTTATAA
- a CDS encoding 1-phosphofructokinase family hexose kinase has translation MILTVCLNPCTDVTIEVDSLNIGKLNHVKNKTLSFTGKALNVAIGVARLKGDSYATGFMYNENGSLFEQALDREGVPSAFVWNRGRVRENYKFIDNKSMLTEVNDIGEPISANKQEELLALVASLSKKSDVMVVSGSLPQGVDSGYYTKLFNVAAPGSLKIADAEGPRLLSALQAGLDLVKPNKDELQNTLQKELKTREDLLKGCYTLLDKGAKRVLLSLGKRGAIITDGTKNFFCKSINVAINSTVGAGDGMLAAATMRLTEGAPLDEILRAGVAAGTATVTTFGQISFTKNKFDEIYANLTVEEIVN, from the coding sequence ATGATATTGACGGTTTGTCTGAATCCTTGCACCGACGTGACCATCGAAGTTGATTCCCTGAACATCGGAAAACTGAACCACGTAAAGAATAAGACCCTTAGTTTTACGGGAAAAGCATTGAACGTGGCGATCGGCGTCGCGCGGCTGAAAGGGGATAGTTACGCCACGGGTTTTATGTATAACGAAAACGGATCCCTCTTCGAGCAGGCGCTCGACAGAGAGGGCGTGCCCAGCGCATTCGTCTGGAACCGTGGTCGGGTCCGCGAAAACTATAAGTTCATCGATAATAAGTCTATGCTTACGGAAGTGAACGATATCGGCGAACCCATCAGCGCGAACAAGCAGGAAGAGTTGTTGGCGCTCGTTGCGTCCCTTTCTAAAAAGAGCGACGTGATGGTGGTATCGGGCAGTTTGCCGCAGGGTGTGGACAGCGGTTATTATACCAAACTTTTCAACGTGGCCGCGCCGGGTTCTTTGAAGATCGCCGATGCGGAAGGCCCCAGGCTTTTATCCGCGCTGCAGGCGGGGCTGGATCTGGTAAAACCCAATAAGGACGAACTGCAAAATACCTTGCAAAAAGAACTCAAAACCCGCGAAGATCTTTTGAAAGGCTGTTATACGCTTTTGGATAAAGGCGCCAAGCGCGTGCTCTTGTCGCTCGGAAAGCGCGGCGCGATCATCACCGACGGCACCAAAAACTTTTTCTGCAAGAGCATCAACGTCGCCATCAATTCGACGGTGGGCGCGGGGGACGGTATGCTCGCCGCCGCAACGATGCGGCTGACGGAAGGCGCGCCGCTCGACGAGATCCTGCGCGCGGGAGTCGCCGCGGGCACCGCGACGGTCACGACTTTCGGACAAATTTCGTTCACGAAGAATAAATTTGACGAAATCTATGCAAATTTAACGGTAGAGGAGATCGTAAATTAG
- a CDS encoding Rrf2 family transcriptional regulator, protein MQISSRLTVAVHTLLAIEYFHLEYKVTSEFIASSVCVNPVVIRRILLQLKDAGLVDVARGSGGATLKKPPQSITLLDVYRAVDCMEKDSMFHFHENPNANCPVGSRIHAALDDKLAAAQCAFEQSLAETSIADLMKFMQ, encoded by the coding sequence GTGCAGATTTCCAGCCGTCTGACCGTGGCGGTGCACACACTGCTCGCCATCGAATATTTTCATCTCGAATATAAAGTCACTTCGGAATTTATCGCGTCGAGCGTATGCGTGAATCCCGTCGTTATCCGCCGTATTTTATTGCAATTGAAAGATGCCGGTCTTGTCGACGTGGCGCGCGGCAGCGGCGGTGCGACCTTGAAAAAGCCGCCGCAGTCTATCACTTTATTGGATGTATACCGCGCGGTCGATTGTATGGAAAAAGACAGTATGTTTCATTTTCACGAAAATCCCAACGCGAACTGCCCCGTAGGCAGCCGCATCCACGCCGCTCTCGATGACAAACTCGCCGCGGCACAATGTGCTTTCGAACAGTCGCTCGCGGAAACTTCGATCGCCGATCTGATGAAATTTATGCAATAA
- a CDS encoding hemolysin family protein produces the protein MPDGAAPLLIAIIILLLLSGFFSSMETAYSCANKVKLRTMSANGNARAAKTLKLAENYDKLISTILVGNNIVNITTSSLATLFFASLMTNSANSVTVSTVVTTVAVLIFGEITPKMMAKVYPEKFSMVGYPLIMLFYYILFPINIVFTGYKFVLSKIFKLKNEEVVTEDEIMTIVEEAREGGTLHQEETKLIRSVIEFDDLEVGDILIPRVNITAVDVKASPDEVKKIFTSCGYSRIPVYENTIDTIVGVVHEKDFFLNYFGQKHDLRAILNAPVYTTEHLKISSLLKQLQKRKTHMAVVLDEYGGTAGIVTLEDILEELVGEIWDEHDEEINYFKKLDDTTTLVDANAPLCDLFAYYELDEDDDNFEAYTVSGWIIEQLGEIPAAGATFEFSGLSFEVTSSTLKKIQQVKVTKISDEKSTEEEK, from the coding sequence ATGCCTGACGGCGCAGCCCCATTATTGATCGCGATAATCATTTTATTGCTTTTATCGGGCTTTTTTTCATCGATGGAAACGGCGTATTCCTGCGCCAACAAAGTTAAACTGCGAACAATGAGCGCGAACGGAAACGCCCGCGCCGCAAAGACGCTGAAACTGGCGGAGAATTACGATAAACTGATTTCCACCATTTTGGTCGGGAACAATATCGTCAATATCACCACTTCGTCGCTCGCGACACTGTTTTTCGCGAGTCTGATGACCAACAGTGCGAACAGCGTTACCGTTTCGACCGTGGTCACGACCGTCGCCGTGCTCATCTTCGGTGAGATCACCCCGAAAATGATGGCGAAAGTTTACCCCGAGAAATTCTCGATGGTCGGATATCCGCTGATCATGCTGTTCTACTATATACTGTTTCCCATCAATATCGTATTCACGGGCTATAAATTCGTGCTCTCCAAGATTTTCAAATTAAAGAACGAGGAAGTCGTCACGGAAGACGAGATCATGACCATCGTCGAAGAGGCTCGGGAAGGCGGCACTTTGCACCAGGAAGAAACCAAACTGATCCGTTCGGTCATCGAGTTCGACGATCTGGAAGTGGGCGACATTCTCATCCCCCGCGTGAATATTACCGCCGTGGATGTAAAAGCCTCGCCCGACGAGGTAAAAAAAATCTTCACTTCCTGCGGATATTCGAGGATCCCCGTCTATGAAAATACCATCGACACCATCGTCGGCGTCGTGCACGAAAAGGATTTTTTCCTCAATTATTTCGGGCAGAAGCACGATCTGCGCGCGATTTTGAATGCGCCCGTTTATACGACCGAACACCTTAAAATTTCCTCGCTATTGAAACAACTGCAAAAGAGAAAGACGCATATGGCGGTCGTTCTCGACGAATACGGCGGTACGGCGGGCATCGTCACGCTCGAAGACATTCTGGAAGAACTGGTGGGCGAGATCTGGGACGAACACGACGAAGAGATCAACTATTTCAAGAAACTGGACGATACGACGACGCTCGTGGACGCGAACGCCCCCCTCTGCGATCTGTTTGCCTATTACGAACTGGACGAGGACGACGATAATTTCGAGGCGTATACCGTGAGCGGCTGGATCATCGAACAGTTGGGCGAAATTCCCGCAGCGGGCGCCACGTTTGAATTTTCAGGGCTATCGTTCGAAGTTACGAGTTCCACTCTTAAAAAAATACAGCAGGTCAAAGTTACGAAAATTTCCGACGAGAAAAGTACGGAAGAAGAAAAATAA
- a CDS encoding InlB B-repeat-containing protein has translation MKHKMLALVGLFVSLGFLLQILYGCESKDTGTYPVTQIKFYVDDSLYDAVIVRSDRFVMPPAPKKEGYRFEGWFCDAELSEAFKPERYVCDRARFDIEVYAKFVSTKSEETFPDLFQNFGQTIM, from the coding sequence ATGAAACATAAAATGCTCGCGCTCGTCGGCCTGTTTGTGTCGCTGGGCTTTCTTTTACAAATATTATACGGCTGCGAATCCAAGGATACGGGGACGTATCCGGTTACGCAGATCAAATTTTATGTGGACGATTCGCTGTATGATGCGGTCATCGTGCGAAGCGACCGTTTCGTTATGCCGCCCGCGCCCAAAAAAGAAGGATACCGTTTTGAAGGTTGGTTTTGCGATGCGGAATTGTCCGAGGCGTTCAAGCCCGAACGGTATGTATGCGACCGCGCGCGTTTCGATATTGAAGTTTATGCCAAATTCGTGAGCACGAAATCGGAAGAAACGTTTCCTGACCTGTTTCAGAATTTCGGACAAACGATTATGTAA
- a CDS encoding SIR2 family NAD-dependent protein deacylase, with translation MNDFERAKTVLKGAEYILVGGGSGLSAAAGLTYSGARFKKFFSDFIERYRMTDMYSAGFYPFSAQEEKWAYWSKHIFVNRYLPPALPLYRDLFSFLENKNYFVITTNVDHQFYKAGFQTEKIFAVQGDYGKFQCANGCHSSLYDNEAAVREMVRSQKDCRIPASLVPVCPVCGADMEVHIRKDARFVQDDAWYETASRYDAFVNKARQGKTVLLELGVGFNTPAIIRFPFERFVCQNRRAHLIRANLDDCDAIPEITDRTISLCGSLSDTLKLLFC, from the coding sequence TTGAACGATTTTGAGCGGGCGAAAACCGTTTTGAAGGGCGCGGAATATATCCTTGTCGGAGGCGGCAGCGGTCTTTCCGCCGCCGCGGGCCTGACTTACTCGGGCGCTCGCTTTAAAAAATTTTTTTCAGACTTTATCGAGCGCTATCGAATGACGGATATGTACTCGGCGGGTTTTTATCCGTTTTCCGCGCAGGAGGAAAAGTGGGCGTATTGGTCGAAACATATTTTCGTCAATCGTTATCTTCCTCCCGCGCTCCCGCTGTACCGCGATCTTTTTTCCTTTCTTGAAAATAAAAATTATTTTGTGATTACGACGAACGTCGATCATCAGTTCTATAAAGCGGGCTTTCAAACAGAGAAAATTTTCGCAGTGCAAGGGGATTACGGAAAATTCCAGTGCGCAAATGGATGTCATTCCTCTTTATACGACAACGAGGCGGCCGTGCGGGAAATGGTACGCAGTCAAAAAGATTGCCGCATTCCCGCATCGCTCGTGCCCGTTTGTCCCGTCTGCGGCGCAGATATGGAAGTGCATATCCGTAAGGACGCCCGTTTCGTGCAGGATGATGCATGGTACGAGACGGCTTCGCGCTATGACGCGTTTGTCAATAAGGCACGGCAAGGCAAGACCGTGCTTTTGGAATTGGGCGTCGGTTTCAATACGCCGGCGATCATCCGATTTCCTTTCGAACGGTTTGTCTGTCAAAATCGCCGCGCGCACCTTATCCGTGCCAATCTCGACGACTGCGACGCTATCCCCGAAATTACCGACCGCACGATTTCCCTCTGCGGCTCGCTGAGCGATACTTTGAAATTGCTGTTTTGCTGA